A window from Streptomyces griseiscabiei encodes these proteins:
- a CDS encoding oxygenase MpaB family protein, translating to MARLRRSEVEPHEDYGFFGPGSVVWKVWSYPTAPTVGFQRAVVVEELDPPLVAAVHATQGIYRRSRTRYDRTLRYFAMVAFAGSRQVCEAADVLVRIHSKAIGELPYGGGTYDANDPASQLWIQLTGWHSILYAYEKYGPGKLTEREEREYWEACAVAAELQTCSPDDIPRSRDGVRAYFEEMRPRLSASPIARQAMNHLLRSELVLPPVPRWAKPVTMVVAKAQRIATLATLPRWMRETAGIRQSRLLDALIVPVMRTAFALAHLSPRAELRLIGRLSPSTVAVIAPMKLGVPPRNAEVLTPAEARARHGYARPAEAHPDFRARQAARVFGAGEAPSEQGLIESEGILGPLS from the coding sequence ATGGCGAGACTGAGGCGGAGCGAGGTCGAACCGCACGAGGACTACGGCTTCTTCGGGCCGGGCTCGGTGGTGTGGAAGGTGTGGAGCTATCCGACGGCGCCGACGGTCGGTTTCCAGCGGGCCGTGGTCGTCGAGGAACTCGATCCGCCGCTGGTGGCCGCCGTCCACGCGACCCAGGGCATCTACCGCCGCTCACGCACGCGCTACGACCGGACCCTGCGGTACTTCGCGATGGTGGCCTTCGCCGGTTCACGGCAGGTGTGCGAGGCCGCGGACGTCCTGGTCAGGATCCATTCCAAGGCGATCGGCGAACTGCCGTACGGCGGCGGGACGTACGACGCCAACGACCCGGCCTCACAGCTGTGGATCCAGCTCACCGGCTGGCACTCCATCCTCTACGCGTACGAGAAGTACGGGCCCGGGAAACTGACGGAGCGGGAGGAGCGGGAGTACTGGGAGGCGTGCGCGGTCGCCGCCGAGCTGCAGACGTGCTCCCCCGACGACATCCCCCGCAGCCGTGACGGCGTCCGGGCGTACTTCGAGGAGATGCGCCCCCGGCTGTCGGCCAGCCCGATCGCCCGCCAGGCCATGAACCATCTGCTGCGCAGCGAGCTCGTCCTGCCGCCGGTGCCGCGCTGGGCGAAGCCGGTGACCATGGTGGTCGCGAAGGCGCAGCGGATCGCGACGCTCGCCACCCTGCCGCGCTGGATGCGCGAGACGGCCGGGATCCGGCAGTCCCGTCTCCTCGACGCGCTCATCGTGCCCGTCATGAGGACGGCCTTCGCCCTCGCCCACCTCAGCCCCCGGGCCGAACTGCGCCTCATCGGGAGACTGTCACCCTCCACGGTCGCGGTGATCGCGCCGATGAAGCTCGGTGTCCCGCCCCGGAACGCCGAGGTGCTGACCCCCGCGGAGGCCCGCGCCCGGCACGGCTACGCCCGGCCCGCCGAGGCCCATCCGGACTTCCGGGCCCGGCAGGCGGCCCGCGTCTTCGGCGCCGGCGAGGCCCCGAGCGAACAGGGGCTCATCGAGTCGGAGGGGATTCTGGGGCCGCTGTCGTAA
- a CDS encoding chloride channel protein: protein MPVGPTGSEAVSPPDPMALLRSRAYLVLLLMAALIGVPVSAVAFGFLALVGEVQPLIYTDLPEALGFDGTPVWWPVPLLVVGGLLVSLTVRYLPGHGGHEPTAGFQPAGVAKPIELPGIFAAALATLCFAAVLGPEAPLLALGGGLAAAAVRMVRRDPPEQMSAVLGAAGSFAAVSSLLGSPLLGAFLLMEASGLGGPMMAMVLVPGLLAAGIGALIFVGLGSWTGLGTYSLTLHDVPEATRPTAAEFGWALLIGLSAALVGAGIRWLAVRLRTHVERRRVSATVVMGLVVAGLAIGYAESSGKPATDVLYSGQTALDPFLTHSAAYSVGALALLVVCKGLAYCVSLSAFRGGPIFPAMFVGAAGGILCSHLPGLSLVAGFAMGIGAMSAAMLRLPLVSVLLATLLIGDRGITVMPLVIVAVVVSYVATARLAAPPPTAQGAAPRPG, encoded by the coding sequence ATGCCGGTCGGGCCGACCGGGTCCGAGGCCGTGTCGCCGCCGGACCCGATGGCGCTGCTGCGCAGCCGCGCGTATCTGGTGCTGTTGCTGATGGCCGCGCTGATCGGCGTACCGGTGTCGGCGGTGGCGTTCGGTTTCCTCGCGCTGGTCGGTGAGGTCCAGCCGTTGATCTACACGGATCTGCCGGAGGCGCTCGGGTTCGACGGGACGCCGGTGTGGTGGCCGGTGCCGCTGCTCGTCGTCGGGGGGCTGCTGGTCAGCCTGACGGTCCGGTATCTGCCGGGGCACGGCGGCCATGAGCCGACCGCCGGATTCCAGCCCGCCGGCGTGGCCAAGCCCATCGAGCTGCCCGGGATCTTCGCCGCCGCGCTGGCCACGCTCTGTTTCGCCGCCGTCCTCGGACCCGAGGCCCCCCTGCTCGCGCTCGGCGGTGGGCTCGCCGCCGCTGCCGTACGGATGGTCCGACGCGACCCCCCGGAGCAGATGAGCGCGGTGCTGGGCGCGGCGGGCAGTTTCGCGGCCGTCAGTTCGCTGCTGGGGTCGCCGCTGCTGGGGGCGTTCCTGCTGATGGAAGCCTCCGGGCTGGGCGGGCCGATGATGGCGATGGTGCTCGTACCCGGTCTGCTGGCCGCGGGCATCGGCGCGCTCATCTTCGTCGGGCTGGGGTCCTGGACCGGGCTGGGCACCTACTCGCTGACCCTGCACGACGTCCCCGAGGCCACCCGCCCGACAGCGGCGGAGTTCGGCTGGGCCCTGCTCATCGGGCTGTCGGCCGCGCTCGTGGGGGCGGGCATCCGCTGGCTCGCCGTCCGGCTCCGGACGCATGTCGAGCGGCGACGGGTGTCGGCCACGGTGGTCATGGGCCTGGTCGTGGCGGGACTCGCGATCGGCTACGCGGAGAGCAGCGGCAAACCGGCGACCGACGTCCTGTACTCGGGGCAGACGGCACTCGACCCGTTCCTCACCCACAGCGCCGCGTACTCGGTGGGAGCGCTGGCGCTGCTGGTGGTGTGCAAGGGCCTCGCCTACTGCGTGTCGCTCAGCGCCTTCCGGGGAGGTCCGATCTTCCCCGCGATGTTCGTGGGGGCCGCGGGCGGCATCCTCTGCTCCCATCTGCCGGGGCTGAGCCTGGTCGCGGGGTTCGCCATGGGAATCGGGGCGATGAGCGCCGCGATGCTGCGGCTTCCGCTGGTCTCCGTCCTGCTGGCCACGCTGCTGATCGGGGACCGGGGGATCACGGTCATGCCGCTGGTGATCGTCGCGGTGGTGGTGTCGTACGTGGCTACGGCGAGGCTCGCGGCGCCGCCGCCGACTGCACAGGGGGCGGCGCCGCGGCCGGGGTGA
- a CDS encoding ABC transporter ATP-binding protein, translated as MNTASPPAVVAEGLAFSYASGGGLARADLTLGVGTTAAVEGPSGSGKSTLLALLGLILSPASGSLHITGTDTGSLTAADRDLLRRRSIGIVLQDLGLLPFLNAWENVAAAFGPRLTRHRTEARALLGDLGMADLADSRVTELSGGQRQRIAVARAAVKQPVLILADEPTSGLDPGTANSVMDALRSCAERGAAVLLVTHDAAIAASCDRRHVLAGGVLSALEPWNAHEGSLG; from the coding sequence ATGAACACAGCCTCCCCACCCGCCGTCGTGGCCGAAGGGCTGGCCTTCAGCTACGCGTCCGGCGGTGGTCTGGCCCGTGCGGATCTCACTCTCGGAGTGGGCACCACGGCCGCCGTCGAGGGACCGTCCGGTTCCGGCAAGAGCACGCTCCTGGCCCTGCTCGGGCTGATCCTCTCCCCGGCGTCGGGGTCCCTGCACATCACCGGGACCGACACCGGGTCCCTCACCGCGGCCGACCGGGACCTGCTGCGGAGGCGGTCGATCGGCATCGTTCTGCAGGACCTGGGCCTGCTGCCGTTCCTCAACGCCTGGGAGAACGTGGCCGCCGCTTTCGGCCCTCGGCTCACCCGGCACCGTACGGAGGCTCGCGCGCTCCTCGGAGACCTGGGGATGGCGGACCTGGCCGACTCCCGGGTCACCGAACTCTCCGGCGGGCAGCGGCAGCGCATCGCGGTCGCGCGGGCGGCCGTGAAGCAGCCGGTGCTCATCCTGGCCGACGAACCGACCTCAGGCCTCGACCCCGGGACGGCGAACTCGGTGATGGACGCGTTGCGTTCGTGCGCGGAGCGCGGCGCGGCCGTCCTGCTGGTCACGCATGACGCGGCGATCGCCGCGTCATGCGACCGGCGTCATGTTCTCGCCGGGGGAGTGCTGTCGGCCCTGGAGCCGTGGAACGCCCATGAGGGGAGCCTCGGATGA
- a CDS encoding TetR/AcrR family transcriptional regulator → MSAPTSSDDRPPRKRRPYAPRVPLAERREQVLDAALAVIVSEGYDRVSIDAIAKRAGVARSVVYGAFDDLGALLTALLDRQQARAFARLLATLPDGVDLRDPAAFAAEAVRRMSAMLREDPDTWRLILLTPGTMPAVVRDRIEADRERFRLRVEQWISLALAERRAPSQRSAPAQPPRTTPAPDPRILAHALVACAEHFGRLALTEPGRFDPSHLIEQVRLILNALWPPPH, encoded by the coding sequence GTGTCTGCGCCCACCTCTTCGGACGACCGCCCGCCGCGCAAGCGACGCCCGTACGCCCCGCGCGTGCCGCTCGCGGAGCGCCGTGAGCAGGTGCTCGACGCCGCCCTCGCCGTGATCGTGAGCGAGGGCTACGACCGGGTCTCGATCGATGCCATCGCGAAGCGGGCCGGTGTCGCCAGGTCGGTGGTCTACGGCGCCTTCGACGACCTCGGCGCCCTGCTCACCGCGCTGCTGGACCGGCAGCAGGCCCGCGCCTTCGCCCGGCTGCTCGCGACGCTGCCCGACGGGGTGGACCTGCGCGACCCCGCCGCGTTCGCCGCCGAGGCGGTACGCCGGATGTCCGCGATGCTCCGCGAGGACCCGGACACCTGGCGGCTGATCCTGCTGACTCCGGGCACCATGCCGGCGGTCGTCCGCGACCGCATCGAGGCGGACCGGGAACGCTTCCGCCTCCGGGTCGAGCAGTGGATCTCCCTCGCCCTGGCCGAGCGGAGAGCCCCCTCCCAGCGGTCGGCCCCCGCGCAGCCTCCGCGGACGACCCCCGCACCGGACCCCCGGATCCTCGCCCACGCGCTCGTCGCCTGCGCGGAGCACTTCGGCCGCCTCGCGCTCACCGAGCCCGGCAGGTTCGACCCGTCCCACCTGATCGAACAGGTACGGCTGATCCTCAACGCCCTCTGGCCACCGCCCCACTGA